One segment of Carya illinoinensis cultivar Pawnee chromosome 1, C.illinoinensisPawnee_v1, whole genome shotgun sequence DNA contains the following:
- the LOC122282888 gene encoding uncharacterized protein LOC122282888 isoform X1, with translation MKVASFAFIVWSVCGLFFGFGYANPELLEADPINYNYDRIDEVKKECASVLSSASELRPEESRVYSVKKELFFINGDWRQEVGKAPIMPFDDREVPKNSSDTPDPLNLVSFWVKDVDHARRSRKSVSVSGLLSMGITRDGSFTDSGFDGNPQFQIWPGHSQLSIAFEGIYTESKKNGGERVLCLLGSAMLPSREPNTLDPWEWVKVSIPRYDQPPLLQDDRILLVLRFPMTFTLTSRVIRGEMRSLNPKSNPKYFDEVEILSQLGTSTDYEFASEKVVSKACDRYPFQDSLMNGGISVYKGSHFCEILEEVTRDQAFTVVPNWRCNGTDEFCSKLGPYISDKEIKATDGGFKDVKIYIQNLKCEQKAARGNVSSAMVSAVFRAVPPLENQYTAAVRSGVSNMTVAAEGVWKSSSGQLCMVGCLGLIGSQGTGCTSRICLYVPISFSIKQRSIVFGSFSSLDKNNASYFPLSFEKIVQPSELWNYFKASHPYYSYSKLDTAGTILEKNEPFTFGTVIKKSLLQFPKLEDTEAFLVSLSLLSEDLTLHVSAVPDPFPSPRFPKTEVQLEILSVGPLFGRYWSNGSTTEAETPYHTKAEYTEKQLLLNVSAQLTLTGKAYNNFSVLFLEGLYDPHVGKMYLVGCRDVRASWKILFASMDLEAGMDCLIEVVVSYPPTTARWLVDPTARISINSKRNEDDPLHFSIIKLQTFPVMYRKQREDILSHRAVEGILQILTLSFAIACISSQLFYMKHNLVSVPYVSLVMLGIQALGYSLPLITGAEALFKRMASDSYEMQSYEFENNQWFRMIDYTVKLLVMFSFILTLRLCQKVWKSRIRLLTQAPPLELHRVPSDKRILITTFSIHVIGFMIVLIIHNTKTSQRSLRAKTHTLILKRNSHLLQEWETVLEEYVGLVQDFFLLPQLLGNFVWQIDCKPLRKLYFIGITAVRLFPHIYDYVRAPIRNPYFAEDHEFVNPSFDFYSKFGDIAIPVTAIILAIAIYIQQRWNYEKLRQTLTLGRCKLLPSRFRMYERLPSQTVEAELVSGVNGKTALEKEGNDVE, from the coding sequence ATGAAAGTTGCATCGTTTGCTTTTATTGTCTGGTCAGTGTGCGGATTGTTTTTCGGATTTGGTTATGCAAATCCAGAACTCCTCGAAGCAGATCCCATAAACTACAATTATGATAGAATAGACGAAGTGAAAAAAGAATGTGCTTCTGTTCTATCTTCTGCCTCTGAATTGAGACCTGAAGAAAGCAGGGTTTATAGTGTTAAAAAAGAGCTCTTTTTTATTAATGGGGATTGGAGGCAGGAGGTAGGTAAGGCTCCAATTATGCCATTTGATGATAGAGAAGTTCCGAAGAATTCATCTGATACTCCGGATCCATTAaatttggtttctttttggGTAAAGGATGTCGATCATGCTCGTCGATCTAGGAAGTCAGTGAGTGTCAGCGGGTTGTTAAGTATGGGCATAACACGAGATGGTTCATTTACTGATAGTGGGTTTGATGGAAATCCACAGTTTCAGATATGGCCCGGTCATTCCCAGCTCTCTATTGCCTTCGAAGGGATTTACACCGAATCCAAGAAAAATGGCGGGGAAAGGGTGTTGTGTTTGTTGGGGAGTGCAATGTTGCCATCTAGGGAGCCCAATACTCTCGATCCATGGGAATGGGTGAAGGTTTCTATTCCGCGTTATGACCAGCCTCCTCTTTTACAAGATGATCGAATTCTGCTGGTTCTTCGCTTTCCCATGACATTCACATTGACAAGCCGGGTGATCCGAGGGGAAATGAGAAGTTTAAACCCAAAATCCAACCCTAAGTACTTTGATGAGGTTGAAATTTTGTCCCAGCTGGGCACGTCAACGGACTATGAGTTTGCCTCTGAAAAGGTTGTGTCCAAAGCGTGTGATCGATACCCATTCCAGGATAGCTTGATGAATGGTGGCATTAGTGTCTATAAAGGTTCTcatttttgtgaaattcttgaagaagttacTCGGGACCAAGCTTTCACAGTTGTGCCAAACTGGAGATGCAATGGCACAGATGAATTTTGCAGTAAGCTGGGTCCATATATATCGGATAAGGAGATTAAAGCAACAGATGGAGGTTTCAAagatgttaaaatatatatccaGAATCTAAAGTGTGAGCAAAAAGCTGCACGGGGAAATGTCAGTTCTGCAATGGTTTCAGCTGTGTTTAGAGCTGTTCCTCCATTGGAGAATCAATATACTGCAGCAGTGAGGTCTGGGGTTAGCAACATGACTGTTGCTGCTGAGGGTGTTTGGAAGTCTTCCAGTGGGCAGCTTTGCATGGTTGGCTGCCTTGGACTCATTGGTAGTCAAGGGACTGGCTGTACTTCCCGGATCTGTTTGTATGTACCTATCTCATTTTCCATAAAGCAACGAAGCATTGTTTTTGGGAGTTTTTCCAGCCTTGATAAGAACAACGCATCATACTTCCCATTATCATTTGAAAAGATAGTGCAGCCTTCGGAGTTGTGGAATTATTTTAAAGCCTCCCATCCATATTACAGCTACTCAAAACTTGATACTGCCGGTACTATCCTAGAAAAGAATGAGCCCTTCACCTTTGGAACTGTCATCAAGAAATCTTTGCTTCAATTCCCCAAACTGGAAGACACAGAGGCATTCCTAGTGAGTCTTTCGCTTCTCTCAGAAGATCTCACCCTTCATGTCTCTGCAGTTCCTGATCCATTTCCTAGTCCTCGATTTCCAAAAACTGAAGTTCAACTGGAAATTCTTTCAGTTGGTCCCTTGTTTGGGCGCTACTGGTCAAATGGTTCCACCACAGAAGCGGAGACTCCTTACCACACCAAGGCTGAATACACCGAAAAGCAGCTCCTTCTCAATGTATCAGCACAACTCACACTTACTGGAAAAGCTTATAACAATTTTTCTGTGCTTTTCTTGGAGGGTCTTTATGATCCACATGTTGGGAAGATGTATCTAGTTGGTTGCAGGGATGTCCGAGCATCATGGAAGATCTTATTTGCAAGCATGGATCTTGAAGCTGGGATGGACTGTTTAATTGAGGTGGTCGTGTCATACCCTCCCACTACGGCTCGTTGGTTAGTGGATCCAACGGCAAGGATTTCCATTAACAGCAAAAGGAATGAAGATGACCCCCTCCACTTTAGTATAATCAAGCTCCAAACGTTTCCAGTTATGTACAGGAAGCAGCGGGAAGACATCCTGTCTCATAGGGCTGTTGAGGGAATCCTCCAGATTTTGACCCTTTCATTCGCAATAGCTTGCATTTCAAGCCAGCTGTTTTACATGAAGCATAATTTGGTTTCTGTTCCTTATGTGTCCCTTGTCATGCTAGGTATCCAAGCTCTTGGTTATAGCCTTCCTCTGATCACAGGGGCAGAAGCTCTTTTCAAGAGAATGGCTTCTGATTCTTATGAGATGCAATCTTATGAATTCGAGAATAATCAGTGGTTCCGTATGATTGATTACACGGTGAAGCTTCTTGTAATGTTCTCATTTATATTGACTTTAAGGCTTTGTCAGAAGGTGTGGAAATCTCGCATTAGATTATTAACACAAGCCCCCCCTTTAGAACTGCACCGTGTCCCCAGTGATAAGCGCATACTTATTACCACCTTCAGCATCCATGTGATCGGGTTCATGATTGTTCTAATCATTCATAATACGAAGACCAGCCAGAGATCTCTCCGGGCAAAAACACATACTCTAATCTTGAAAAGAAATTCCCACTTGCTGCAGGAATGGGAAACAGTATTAGAAGAATATGTGGGTCTTGTTCAAGATTTTTTCCTGCTCCCCCAACTTCTTGGAAATTTTGTGTGGCAGATTGATTGTAAACCACTCAGGAAACTTTATTTCATTGGAATCACAGCTGTCAGACTGTTCCCCCACATTTATGATTATGTAAGAGCTCCCATTCGGAATCCATACTTTGCCGAAGATCATGAGTTTGTCAACCCAAGTTTTGATTTTTACTCAAAGTTTGGGGATATTGCGATACCAGTGACAGCAATTATTCTTGCAATTGCTATCTATATTCAGCAAAGATGGAATTATGAGAAGCTTAGGCAGACTCTTACTTTGGGTCGTTGTAAGCTTCTTCCATCAAGGTTCAGAATGTACGAGCGCTTACCTTCTCAAACAGTTGAAGCTGAGCTCGTTTCCGGGGTCAATGGTAAGACCGCTCTTGAGAAAGAGGGCAATGATGTAGaatga
- the LOC122282888 gene encoding uncharacterized protein LOC122282888 isoform X2, whose amino-acid sequence MPFDDREVPKNSSDTPDPLNLVSFWVKDVDHARRSRKSVSVSGLLSMGITRDGSFTDSGFDGNPQFQIWPGHSQLSIAFEGIYTESKKNGGERVLCLLGSAMLPSREPNTLDPWEWVKVSIPRYDQPPLLQDDRILLVLRFPMTFTLTSRVIRGEMRSLNPKSNPKYFDEVEILSQLGTSTDYEFASEKVVSKACDRYPFQDSLMNGGISVYKGSHFCEILEEVTRDQAFTVVPNWRCNGTDEFCSKLGPYISDKEIKATDGGFKDVKIYIQNLKCEQKAARGNVSSAMVSAVFRAVPPLENQYTAAVRSGVSNMTVAAEGVWKSSSGQLCMVGCLGLIGSQGTGCTSRICLYVPISFSIKQRSIVFGSFSSLDKNNASYFPLSFEKIVQPSELWNYFKASHPYYSYSKLDTAGTILEKNEPFTFGTVIKKSLLQFPKLEDTEAFLVSLSLLSEDLTLHVSAVPDPFPSPRFPKTEVQLEILSVGPLFGRYWSNGSTTEAETPYHTKAEYTEKQLLLNVSAQLTLTGKAYNNFSVLFLEGLYDPHVGKMYLVGCRDVRASWKILFASMDLEAGMDCLIEVVVSYPPTTARWLVDPTARISINSKRNEDDPLHFSIIKLQTFPVMYRKQREDILSHRAVEGILQILTLSFAIACISSQLFYMKHNLVSVPYVSLVMLGIQALGYSLPLITGAEALFKRMASDSYEMQSYEFENNQWFRMIDYTVKLLVMFSFILTLRLCQKVWKSRIRLLTQAPPLELHRVPSDKRILITTFSIHVIGFMIVLIIHNTKTSQRSLRAKTHTLILKRNSHLLQEWETVLEEYVGLVQDFFLLPQLLGNFVWQIDCKPLRKLYFIGITAVRLFPHIYDYVRAPIRNPYFAEDHEFVNPSFDFYSKFGDIAIPVTAIILAIAIYIQQRWNYEKLRQTLTLGRCKLLPSRFRMYERLPSQTVEAELVSGVNGKTALEKEGNDVE is encoded by the coding sequence ATGCCATTTGATGATAGAGAAGTTCCGAAGAATTCATCTGATACTCCGGATCCATTAaatttggtttctttttggGTAAAGGATGTCGATCATGCTCGTCGATCTAGGAAGTCAGTGAGTGTCAGCGGGTTGTTAAGTATGGGCATAACACGAGATGGTTCATTTACTGATAGTGGGTTTGATGGAAATCCACAGTTTCAGATATGGCCCGGTCATTCCCAGCTCTCTATTGCCTTCGAAGGGATTTACACCGAATCCAAGAAAAATGGCGGGGAAAGGGTGTTGTGTTTGTTGGGGAGTGCAATGTTGCCATCTAGGGAGCCCAATACTCTCGATCCATGGGAATGGGTGAAGGTTTCTATTCCGCGTTATGACCAGCCTCCTCTTTTACAAGATGATCGAATTCTGCTGGTTCTTCGCTTTCCCATGACATTCACATTGACAAGCCGGGTGATCCGAGGGGAAATGAGAAGTTTAAACCCAAAATCCAACCCTAAGTACTTTGATGAGGTTGAAATTTTGTCCCAGCTGGGCACGTCAACGGACTATGAGTTTGCCTCTGAAAAGGTTGTGTCCAAAGCGTGTGATCGATACCCATTCCAGGATAGCTTGATGAATGGTGGCATTAGTGTCTATAAAGGTTCTcatttttgtgaaattcttgaagaagttacTCGGGACCAAGCTTTCACAGTTGTGCCAAACTGGAGATGCAATGGCACAGATGAATTTTGCAGTAAGCTGGGTCCATATATATCGGATAAGGAGATTAAAGCAACAGATGGAGGTTTCAAagatgttaaaatatatatccaGAATCTAAAGTGTGAGCAAAAAGCTGCACGGGGAAATGTCAGTTCTGCAATGGTTTCAGCTGTGTTTAGAGCTGTTCCTCCATTGGAGAATCAATATACTGCAGCAGTGAGGTCTGGGGTTAGCAACATGACTGTTGCTGCTGAGGGTGTTTGGAAGTCTTCCAGTGGGCAGCTTTGCATGGTTGGCTGCCTTGGACTCATTGGTAGTCAAGGGACTGGCTGTACTTCCCGGATCTGTTTGTATGTACCTATCTCATTTTCCATAAAGCAACGAAGCATTGTTTTTGGGAGTTTTTCCAGCCTTGATAAGAACAACGCATCATACTTCCCATTATCATTTGAAAAGATAGTGCAGCCTTCGGAGTTGTGGAATTATTTTAAAGCCTCCCATCCATATTACAGCTACTCAAAACTTGATACTGCCGGTACTATCCTAGAAAAGAATGAGCCCTTCACCTTTGGAACTGTCATCAAGAAATCTTTGCTTCAATTCCCCAAACTGGAAGACACAGAGGCATTCCTAGTGAGTCTTTCGCTTCTCTCAGAAGATCTCACCCTTCATGTCTCTGCAGTTCCTGATCCATTTCCTAGTCCTCGATTTCCAAAAACTGAAGTTCAACTGGAAATTCTTTCAGTTGGTCCCTTGTTTGGGCGCTACTGGTCAAATGGTTCCACCACAGAAGCGGAGACTCCTTACCACACCAAGGCTGAATACACCGAAAAGCAGCTCCTTCTCAATGTATCAGCACAACTCACACTTACTGGAAAAGCTTATAACAATTTTTCTGTGCTTTTCTTGGAGGGTCTTTATGATCCACATGTTGGGAAGATGTATCTAGTTGGTTGCAGGGATGTCCGAGCATCATGGAAGATCTTATTTGCAAGCATGGATCTTGAAGCTGGGATGGACTGTTTAATTGAGGTGGTCGTGTCATACCCTCCCACTACGGCTCGTTGGTTAGTGGATCCAACGGCAAGGATTTCCATTAACAGCAAAAGGAATGAAGATGACCCCCTCCACTTTAGTATAATCAAGCTCCAAACGTTTCCAGTTATGTACAGGAAGCAGCGGGAAGACATCCTGTCTCATAGGGCTGTTGAGGGAATCCTCCAGATTTTGACCCTTTCATTCGCAATAGCTTGCATTTCAAGCCAGCTGTTTTACATGAAGCATAATTTGGTTTCTGTTCCTTATGTGTCCCTTGTCATGCTAGGTATCCAAGCTCTTGGTTATAGCCTTCCTCTGATCACAGGGGCAGAAGCTCTTTTCAAGAGAATGGCTTCTGATTCTTATGAGATGCAATCTTATGAATTCGAGAATAATCAGTGGTTCCGTATGATTGATTACACGGTGAAGCTTCTTGTAATGTTCTCATTTATATTGACTTTAAGGCTTTGTCAGAAGGTGTGGAAATCTCGCATTAGATTATTAACACAAGCCCCCCCTTTAGAACTGCACCGTGTCCCCAGTGATAAGCGCATACTTATTACCACCTTCAGCATCCATGTGATCGGGTTCATGATTGTTCTAATCATTCATAATACGAAGACCAGCCAGAGATCTCTCCGGGCAAAAACACATACTCTAATCTTGAAAAGAAATTCCCACTTGCTGCAGGAATGGGAAACAGTATTAGAAGAATATGTGGGTCTTGTTCAAGATTTTTTCCTGCTCCCCCAACTTCTTGGAAATTTTGTGTGGCAGATTGATTGTAAACCACTCAGGAAACTTTATTTCATTGGAATCACAGCTGTCAGACTGTTCCCCCACATTTATGATTATGTAAGAGCTCCCATTCGGAATCCATACTTTGCCGAAGATCATGAGTTTGTCAACCCAAGTTTTGATTTTTACTCAAAGTTTGGGGATATTGCGATACCAGTGACAGCAATTATTCTTGCAATTGCTATCTATATTCAGCAAAGATGGAATTATGAGAAGCTTAGGCAGACTCTTACTTTGGGTCGTTGTAAGCTTCTTCCATCAAGGTTCAGAATGTACGAGCGCTTACCTTCTCAAACAGTTGAAGCTGAGCTCGTTTCCGGGGTCAATGGTAAGACCGCTCTTGAGAAAGAGGGCAATGATGTAGaatga